A genome region from Nocardia sp. NBC_01730 includes the following:
- a CDS encoding HIT family protein — MTERTVPDGLADLGETAASDEQKSLVDTGAGEPDRLLRLWTPYRMSYIAEAATPGPKDSTGHPFTDIPKMSDEDGLVIARGELVYAVLNLYPYNPGHMMVVPYRKVANLEDLTEAESAELMAFTQQAIRVMKKVSRPHGFNVGLNLGGVAGGSLADHLHQHIVPRWGGDANFITVVGGVKVMPQLLRETRALLSAAWKEA, encoded by the coding sequence ATGACCGAGCGCACGGTGCCGGACGGGCTCGCGGATCTGGGCGAGACCGCGGCGTCGGACGAGCAGAAGAGTCTCGTGGACACGGGCGCCGGGGAACCGGATCGGCTGCTGCGTTTGTGGACGCCGTATCGGATGTCCTACATCGCGGAGGCGGCCACGCCGGGTCCCAAGGATTCGACGGGCCACCCGTTCACCGACATCCCGAAGATGTCCGACGAAGACGGATTGGTCATCGCCCGCGGCGAGCTGGTGTACGCGGTGCTCAACCTGTACCCGTACAACCCGGGGCACATGATGGTGGTGCCCTATCGCAAGGTGGCCAACCTGGAGGACCTCACCGAGGCCGAGAGCGCCGAGCTGATGGCGTTCACTCAGCAGGCCATCCGGGTGATGAAGAAGGTGTCCCGGCCGCACGGCTTCAACGTCGGGCTGAATCTCGGTGGCGTGGCGGGCGGTTCGCTGGCCGATCACCTGCACCAGCACATCGTGCCCCGCTGGGGTGGTGACGCGAATTTCATCACCGTCGTCGGCGGGGTGAAGGTGATGCCGCAACTCTTGCGTGAGACCAGGGCGCTGCTCTCGGCGGCCTGGAAGGAGGCGTAG
- the thrS gene encoding threonine--tRNA ligase: MTTSAPISPVALVRVPAGTTAGAAVRAAGLPTKGPDTVVVVRVDGELKDLSWAPDADVDVQPVAANSDDGRNVIRHSAAHVLAQAVQQEFPDARLGIGPYIKDGFYYDFQVQRPFTPEDLAKLESRMKKIVKGAQRFSRRVVEVEDARVELAKEPFKLELISDKSGIDDPEVMEVGGKELTIYDNLDPRTGEKVWGDLCRGPHIPTTKFIPAFKLTRSSAAYWRGDQSREDLQRIYGTAWESQEALDEHMHLLAEAERRDHRKLGLELDLFSFPDELGSGLPVFHPKGGIIRKELEEYSRRRHVAAGYEFVNTPHITKGHLFEVSGHLDWYRDGMFPAMHLDAELNEDGTVRKPGQDYYVKPMNCPMHNLIFRARGRSYRELPLRLFEFGSVYRYEKSGVVHGLTRVRGMTQDDAHIYCTKEQMHGELTDTLRFVLDLLKDYGLDDFYLELSTKDPKKSVGSDDIWEEATETLSKVASASGLQLVPDPGGAAFYGPKISVQAKDALGRTWQMSTIQLDFNLPERFGLEYTASDGTKQRPVMIHRALFGSIERFFGVLTEHYAGAFPAWLSPVQVVGIPVAEAFAPHLDRVVERLQDEGIRAQVDRSDDRMQKKIFNNTAQKVPFMLLAGERDVNASAVSFRFRDGTQVNGVPVDDAVATIVAWIAHRENASPTAEGFEIRSADKGRA; this comes from the coding sequence GTGACCACCTCAGCCCCCATCAGCCCAGTCGCCCTCGTCCGGGTGCCGGCCGGGACGACGGCGGGCGCCGCGGTGCGTGCGGCGGGACTGCCTACCAAAGGTCCGGACACCGTCGTCGTCGTACGCGTGGACGGTGAGCTGAAGGACCTGTCCTGGGCTCCCGACGCCGACGTCGACGTGCAGCCGGTCGCGGCGAACAGCGACGACGGCCGCAACGTCATCCGGCACTCCGCCGCGCACGTCCTGGCCCAGGCCGTGCAGCAGGAATTCCCCGATGCCAGGCTTGGCATCGGCCCCTACATCAAGGATGGCTTCTACTACGACTTCCAGGTCCAGCGGCCGTTCACCCCGGAGGATCTGGCCAAGCTGGAATCCCGGATGAAGAAGATCGTCAAAGGCGCGCAGCGGTTCTCGCGCCGGGTGGTCGAGGTCGAGGACGCCAGGGTGGAACTGGCGAAGGAGCCGTTCAAGCTGGAGCTGATCAGTGACAAGTCGGGTATCGACGACCCCGAAGTCATGGAGGTCGGCGGTAAAGAGCTGACCATCTACGACAACCTGGACCCGCGAACCGGTGAGAAGGTCTGGGGCGACCTGTGCCGCGGACCGCACATCCCGACCACCAAGTTCATCCCGGCGTTCAAGTTGACCCGCAGCTCGGCCGCGTATTGGCGCGGTGACCAGAGCCGCGAAGACCTACAGCGCATCTACGGCACCGCGTGGGAGTCCCAGGAGGCGCTCGACGAGCACATGCATCTGCTGGCCGAGGCCGAGCGCCGCGACCACCGCAAGCTCGGCCTGGAACTGGACCTGTTCAGCTTCCCCGACGAGCTCGGCTCAGGCCTTCCGGTGTTCCACCCCAAGGGCGGTATCATCCGCAAAGAGCTCGAGGAGTACTCGCGCCGCAGGCACGTGGCGGCGGGCTACGAGTTCGTCAACACCCCGCACATCACGAAGGGGCACCTGTTCGAGGTCTCCGGTCACCTGGACTGGTACCGCGACGGTATGTTTCCCGCGATGCACCTGGACGCGGAGCTCAACGAGGACGGTACTGTCCGCAAACCCGGCCAGGACTATTACGTCAAGCCGATGAACTGCCCGATGCACAACCTGATCTTCCGCGCCCGCGGCCGGTCGTATCGGGAGCTGCCGTTACGGCTGTTCGAGTTCGGATCGGTCTACCGCTACGAGAAGTCCGGCGTGGTGCACGGCCTGACCAGGGTGCGCGGTATGACTCAGGACGACGCGCACATCTACTGCACCAAAGAGCAGATGCACGGCGAGCTGACCGACACGCTGCGGTTCGTGCTGGACCTGCTGAAAGACTACGGCCTCGACGACTTCTACCTCGAGCTGTCCACCAAGGACCCGAAGAAGTCCGTCGGCTCCGACGACATCTGGGAAGAGGCCACCGAGACCCTGTCCAAGGTGGCGTCGGCCTCCGGCCTGCAGCTTGTGCCCGATCCGGGCGGCGCCGCGTTCTACGGCCCCAAGATCTCGGTGCAGGCCAAGGACGCGCTGGGCCGCACCTGGCAGATGTCGACGATCCAGCTGGACTTCAACCTGCCGGAACGGTTCGGGCTGGAGTACACGGCCTCCGATGGCACCAAGCAGCGGCCGGTGATGATCCACCGCGCGCTGTTCGGTTCGATCGAGCGGTTCTTCGGTGTGCTCACCGAGCACTACGCGGGCGCGTTCCCGGCCTGGCTCTCTCCGGTGCAGGTGGTCGGCATCCCCGTCGCGGAAGCCTTTGCGCCGCACCTGGATCGGGTTGTCGAGCGGTTGCAGGACGAGGGTATCCGCGCGCAGGTCGATCGCAGCGACGACCGGATGCAGAAGAAGATCTTCAACAACACCGCGCAGAAGGTTCCGTTCATGCTGCTCGCCGGTGAGCGCGACGTGAACGCGAGTGCCGTGAGTTTCCGGTTCCGCGACGGCACCCAGGTCAACGGTGTGCCGGTGGACGACGCGGTGGCCACCATCGTCGCGTGGATCGCCCACCGGGAGAACGCGTCGCCGACGGCCGAGGGTTTCGAGATTCGATCAGCGGACAAGGGCCGGGCATGA
- a CDS encoding (2Fe-2S)-binding protein gives MVAQPPTAVNNVPGRRLTEPEWLAARIAEMGRAWGTTSPRIAGTLWWCMVASALVEGTARAYAHGEQAPDAALDRLDCEVRPDGGVERVHSRSADEAVGRAAALGETLAAVIAPVAEVSGAGVPSLWAIAADAIGNRSLDAGLPDVGARLAAEIGGKLPVPRFVAIGGRTFVRRISCCLVFEVPGCAMCTSCPKRPAAERNALLADLAAES, from the coding sequence ATGGTTGCGCAGCCCCCTACAGCGGTGAACAACGTCCCGGGGCGGAGGCTCACCGAGCCCGAGTGGCTGGCCGCGCGGATCGCGGAGATGGGCCGCGCCTGGGGGACCACATCGCCAAGGATCGCGGGCACGCTGTGGTGGTGCATGGTCGCCTCCGCGCTGGTGGAAGGGACCGCGCGGGCGTACGCGCACGGCGAGCAGGCGCCGGATGCCGCGCTGGACCGGCTGGACTGCGAGGTGCGTCCCGACGGCGGCGTCGAACGGGTGCACAGCCGCTCGGCCGACGAGGCGGTCGGCCGAGCCGCGGCGTTGGGTGAGACGCTGGCCGCCGTGATCGCGCCGGTCGCCGAGGTGTCCGGCGCGGGCGTGCCGTCGCTGTGGGCGATTGCCGCCGACGCGATCGGCAACCGCTCGCTGGACGCTGGGTTGCCCGACGTGGGCGCGCGGCTGGCTGCCGAGATCGGCGGCAAACTGCCGGTGCCGCGATTCGTCGCGATCGGCGGACGCACCTTCGTGCGGCGCATCTCCTGCTGCCTGGTGTTCGAGGTGCCAGGCTGCGCGATGTGCACCTCCTGCCCGAAACGACCCGCCGCCGAGCGAAACGCATTGCTCGCGGACCTCGCCGCCGAGAGCTGA
- a CDS encoding TIGR02611 family protein, with protein sequence MTADVETSSTEKQTGWRAFRTGLARRPTLNLAYRIGVAVAGVAVLAVGILAIPYPGPGWAIVFAGLGILATEFAWARRILGWLRGKYHQGMAWYSARGPVMRVFAAFATAALVVATLWALGTFGIVGSWIGVEWEWLRSPLQR encoded by the coding sequence GTGACCGCTGATGTGGAGACCAGCTCGACGGAGAAGCAGACCGGTTGGCGCGCCTTCCGAACCGGGCTCGCGCGCCGACCTACGCTGAACCTCGCCTACCGGATCGGGGTCGCGGTGGCCGGAGTCGCCGTGCTCGCGGTGGGCATCCTGGCAATTCCCTATCCCGGTCCCGGCTGGGCGATCGTGTTCGCCGGGCTCGGCATCCTAGCCACCGAATTCGCCTGGGCGCGGCGGATACTCGGCTGGCTGCGGGGCAAGTACCACCAGGGTATGGCGTGGTATTCCGCTCGGGGTCCGGTCATGCGAGTATTCGCTGCGTTCGCTACCGCCGCGTTGGTCGTGGCGACATTGTGGGCATTGGGAACGTTCGGGATCGTGGGTAGCTGGATCGGAGTCGAATGGGAATGGTTGCGCAGCCCCCTACAGCGGTGA
- a CDS encoding bifunctional SulP family inorganic anion transporter/carbonic anhydrase, with amino-acid sequence MAIDHDLAPPLSPPTETGSGRSSEPFSGRLTSILRHDVPSSIVVFLVALPLSLGIAVASGAPVAAGLIAAVIGGIVAGLLGGSVMQVSGPAAGLTVVVAETISQFGWKTTGFIVCAAGVLQILLGLSRVARAALAVAPVVVHAMLAGIGITIALQQVHVLLGGSSHSSAWKNITELPGQLMSLHGGGTLIGVVVIAIMVGWKYMPAKVRTVPGPLVAVLAGTVLSLVWQTGAERIVLNGSLFDAIGLPQLPSGNWSAVVVTIITVALIASVESLLSAVAVDKMHSGKRANFDRELIGQGSANVLSGLLGGLPVTGVIVRSATNVQAGARSRASAVLHGIWVLVFSVLLASVVEQIPKAALAGLLIVIGTQLVKLAHVRLARRTGDLLVYALTVLSVVFLNLLEGVLIGLGVAFGLLLWRVVKVSITAAQIPASQRWLVSIDGSATFLALPKLSTELAKVPADADVTVEMTVDFLDHAVFEAIEEWARQQANNGGSVDFVEIGGARMANATEGPPARSFARSVWDDILGPWRRDETHVNPVAAGVAAYHRRHAHVVRPHLDVLRDKQDPDSFFLTCSDSRVVPNVITNSGPGDLFTVRNVGNLVPVEGDASVEAALVFALEQLNVRSVVVCGHSSCGAMAALHTGTEVPGVDAWLAHARPSLERFRLGHPVAVAAQAAGFGEVDQLGMVNVAVQLEMLHRHPAVRKAVAERGVRVSGLFFDIATARVIEVTVDGLAHIDDAGRRDAPELV; translated from the coding sequence ATGGCTATCGATCACGATTTAGCCCCGCCACTGTCACCGCCCACAGAGACGGGCTCGGGCCGCAGTTCCGAACCCTTTTCCGGCCGCCTCACCTCGATTCTTCGGCATGATGTGCCCTCGTCGATCGTGGTCTTCTTGGTCGCGTTGCCGTTGTCGCTCGGCATCGCCGTCGCCTCCGGCGCTCCGGTTGCCGCAGGCCTGATCGCCGCCGTGATCGGCGGTATCGTCGCTGGACTGCTCGGCGGCTCGGTCATGCAAGTAAGCGGCCCCGCTGCGGGCCTCACCGTCGTCGTAGCCGAGACGATCAGCCAGTTCGGTTGGAAGACAACCGGTTTCATCGTCTGCGCGGCCGGCGTGCTGCAAATCCTGTTGGGGCTGAGTCGGGTCGCCAGGGCCGCGCTGGCGGTGGCGCCGGTGGTGGTGCACGCGATGCTGGCCGGCATCGGCATAACCATTGCGCTGCAACAGGTTCACGTGCTGCTCGGCGGTTCGTCGCACAGCTCCGCGTGGAAGAACATCACCGAGCTGCCCGGACAGCTGATGTCGCTACACGGCGGTGGCACGTTGATCGGCGTGGTGGTGATCGCGATCATGGTCGGCTGGAAGTACATGCCCGCCAAGGTAAGAACGGTTCCAGGGCCGCTGGTCGCGGTGTTGGCCGGCACTGTGCTGTCGCTAGTGTGGCAGACCGGCGCCGAGCGAATCGTATTGAACGGTTCACTGTTCGACGCGATCGGTCTGCCGCAGCTGCCTAGCGGCAACTGGTCGGCCGTGGTGGTCACCATCATCACCGTGGCGCTGATCGCCAGCGTGGAGAGCTTGCTGTCCGCGGTGGCGGTGGACAAGATGCACTCGGGCAAGCGCGCCAACTTCGACCGTGAGCTGATCGGTCAGGGGTCCGCGAACGTGCTGTCCGGCCTGCTCGGCGGTCTGCCGGTCACCGGAGTGATCGTGCGCAGCGCCACCAACGTCCAGGCCGGCGCGCGGAGCCGGGCGTCGGCGGTGTTGCACGGCATCTGGGTTCTGGTGTTCTCGGTGTTGCTGGCCTCCGTGGTGGAGCAGATCCCGAAGGCGGCGCTGGCCGGTCTGCTCATTGTGATCGGCACTCAGTTGGTGAAGCTGGCGCATGTCAGGCTGGCCCGGCGGACCGGTGACCTGCTGGTGTATGCCTTGACGGTGCTCAGCGTGGTGTTCCTGAACCTGCTCGAGGGCGTCCTGATCGGTCTGGGGGTGGCGTTCGGCCTGTTGTTGTGGCGGGTAGTCAAGGTATCCATCACCGCCGCGCAGATCCCCGCCTCGCAGCGCTGGCTGGTCTCCATCGACGGCTCGGCCACTTTCCTCGCGCTGCCGAAGCTGTCGACCGAGCTCGCGAAGGTGCCCGCGGACGCCGACGTGACGGTCGAGATGACCGTCGACTTCCTCGACCACGCGGTCTTCGAGGCCATCGAGGAGTGGGCGCGCCAGCAGGCGAACAACGGCGGCAGCGTCGATTTCGTGGAGATCGGCGGCGCCAGGATGGCCAACGCTACCGAGGGGCCGCCCGCGCGCAGCTTCGCTCGTTCGGTCTGGGACGACATCCTCGGCCCGTGGCGCCGCGATGAGACGCACGTGAACCCGGTTGCGGCGGGCGTAGCGGCCTATCACCGCCGCCACGCACACGTGGTGCGACCACACCTGGACGTGCTACGCGACAAGCAGGACCCGGATTCGTTCTTCCTGACCTGCTCGGACTCGCGGGTTGTGCCGAATGTCATCACCAACAGCGGTCCAGGTGACTTGTTCACCGTGCGCAACGTGGGCAACCTTGTGCCCGTCGAGGGTGACGCGTCGGTCGAGGCCGCGCTGGTCTTCGCACTGGAGCAGCTCAACGTCCGCTCGGTGGTGGTGTGCGGGCACTCCTCGTGTGGAGCGATGGCGGCGCTGCATACCGGGACCGAGGTCCCTGGCGTCGACGCATGGCTCGCGCACGCGCGGCCGAGCCTGGAGCGGTTCCGCCTCGGCCATCCGGTGGCGGTCGCGGCGCAGGCAGCCGGGTTCGGCGAGGTGGACCAGCTCGGGATGGTGAACGTTGCGGTGCAGTTGGAGATGCTGCACCGGCACCCCGCGGTGCGCAAGGCGGTCGCCGAGCGCGGCGTCCGGGTGTCGGGGCTGTTCTTCGACATCGCCACCGCGCGGGTCATCGAGGTGACCGTGGACGGGCTGGCACACATTGATGATGCTGGTCGCCGCGATGCTCCGGAGCTCGTGTGA
- a CDS encoding bifunctional SulP family inorganic anion transporter/carbonic anhydrase, producing the protein MSTDTDSVPLTSPRVGLSARLASIGRNDLPASIVVFLVALPLSLGVAVASGAPVAAGLIAAVVGGVVAGLLGGSAVQVSGPTASLTVVVAESVHHFGWAATCFITIGAGVLQILFGLSRVARAALAIAPVVVHGMLAGIGVIIALQQVHVLLGGSSLSSSFASLVALPNQLRSVHKSDLCIGLVVIVILIAWRFVPSRIRAIPGPLVAVVAATVLSLVVPTHVERIVLDGSLLDSLGLPAVPSGSWMVIVLTMVTIALIASVESLLSAIAVDKARPGTRTDFDRELIGQGSANVVSGLLGGLPIAAVIVRSITNAHAGARSRAATVLHGVWILLFAVALAGLVRQIPTAALAGLLILIGMQLIKLAHIRLARRTGDLYVYATTVSSVVFLNLLQGMVIGLALAFALLLWRVVRATITAEQIPGSRRWVVTIDGTCTFLALPKLTAELAKVPAGADVTVEMTVDFLDHASYELITDWASRRESDGGTVEFAEIGSARMATALAGPPERGHSRKVIDQVIGPWRRTGNREDPIVAGIAAYHRGHAHLLRPHLDGLRHRPDADSFFLTCADARIVPNVITNSGPGDLFTVRNVGNLVPTPGGDVSVEAALIYALEKLDVRAVVVCGHSACGAMDALHREVQAGPGLGDWLAHARPSLERYRLGHPVADAAALAGFGEVDQLGMVNVAVQLETLHAHPIVRRGIEERGVAVSGLFFDIATARVIEVTVDGIAEFDDGEIAAEPA; encoded by the coding sequence ATGTCCACCGACACCGATTCCGTACCGCTGACGTCGCCGCGCGTGGGCCTTTCCGCACGTCTAGCCAGTATCGGTCGCAACGACCTGCCTGCCTCGATCGTGGTTTTCCTTGTCGCCCTTCCGCTTTCGCTCGGCGTCGCGGTGGCTTCCGGCGCCCCCGTCGCCGCGGGGCTGATCGCGGCCGTCGTCGGCGGCGTCGTCGCCGGACTACTCGGCGGCTCCGCGGTCCAGGTGAGCGGGCCGACCGCGAGCCTCACCGTGGTCGTCGCCGAGAGCGTGCACCACTTCGGTTGGGCAGCAACCTGTTTCATCACGATCGGTGCCGGAGTTCTGCAGATCCTGTTCGGGCTCAGCCGCGTTGCGCGCGCCGCACTGGCCATCGCCCCGGTCGTGGTGCACGGCATGCTCGCGGGTATCGGCGTGATCATCGCGTTGCAACAGGTGCACGTGCTGCTCGGCGGGAGTTCGCTCAGCTCGTCGTTCGCCAGTCTCGTCGCCCTGCCGAATCAGCTGAGGTCCGTGCACAAGAGTGACCTGTGCATCGGCCTCGTCGTCATCGTCATCCTGATCGCATGGCGGTTCGTCCCGAGTCGGATCAGGGCGATCCCGGGACCGCTGGTGGCGGTAGTGGCCGCGACCGTGTTGTCACTGGTCGTGCCCACCCACGTCGAGCGCATCGTGCTGGACGGCTCGTTGCTGGACTCCCTCGGCCTGCCCGCGGTGCCCTCCGGTAGCTGGATGGTCATTGTGCTGACCATGGTCACGATCGCTCTTATCGCCAGCGTGGAGAGCCTGCTGTCGGCCATCGCGGTGGACAAGGCGCGGCCTGGCACCCGCACCGACTTCGATCGAGAACTGATCGGGCAGGGATCGGCCAACGTCGTCTCCGGCCTGCTCGGCGGCCTGCCGATCGCGGCGGTCATCGTGCGCAGCATCACCAACGCGCACGCGGGCGCGCGCAGCAGGGCGGCGACGGTGCTGCACGGGGTCTGGATCCTGCTGTTCGCGGTGGCACTGGCCGGGCTGGTGCGGCAGATCCCCACCGCGGCGCTGGCCGGGCTGCTCATCCTGATCGGCATGCAGCTGATCAAGCTGGCGCACATCCGGCTGGCCAGGCGCACCGGCGACCTATATGTCTACGCGACGACGGTCTCGAGTGTCGTGTTCCTGAACCTGTTGCAGGGCATGGTGATCGGGCTCGCGCTTGCGTTTGCGCTGCTGTTGTGGCGGGTGGTCCGCGCGACAATCACCGCGGAGCAGATCCCCGGCTCGCGGCGCTGGGTGGTCACCATCGACGGCACCTGCACCTTTCTCGCGCTGCCGAAGCTGACCGCGGAACTGGCCAAGGTGCCCGCCGGCGCCGACGTGACCGTGGAGATGACCGTCGACTTTCTCGACCACGCCTCCTACGAACTGATCACCGATTGGGCTTCCCGACGCGAATCCGATGGCGGCACGGTCGAATTCGCCGAGATCGGCAGCGCGCGGATGGCCACGGCCCTGGCCGGTCCGCCCGAGCGCGGGCACTCCAGGAAGGTCATCGACCAGGTGATCGGACCGTGGCGGCGCACCGGCAACCGGGAGGATCCGATCGTGGCGGGCATTGCCGCCTACCACCGCGGCCACGCTCACCTCCTGCGCCCGCACCTGGACGGGCTGCGGCATCGGCCCGACGCCGACTCGTTCTTCCTCACCTGCGCGGATGCGCGCATCGTTCCTAACGTCATCACCAACAGTGGACCGGGTGACCTGTTCACCGTCCGCAATGTGGGCAACCTGGTCCCGACCCCGGGCGGGGACGTCTCGGTCGAGGCCGCGCTGATCTACGCGCTGGAGAAGCTGGACGTGCGCGCGGTGGTGGTCTGCGGCCACTCCGCATGCGGGGCGATGGACGCACTGCACCGCGAGGTGCAGGCGGGGCCAGGGCTCGGTGACTGGCTGGCGCATGCGCGGCCGAGTCTGGAGCGCTACCGGCTCGGGCATCCGGTGGCCGACGCGGCGGCCCTTGCGGGGTTCGGTGAGGTGGACCAGCTGGGCATGGTGAACGTGGCGGTACAGCTCGAGACGCTGCACGCGCATCCGATCGTGCGCAGAGGCATCGAGGAGCGGGGCGTCGCGGTGTCGGGGCTGTTCTTCGACATCGCCACCGCAAGAGTGATCGAAGTCACAGTAGATGGCATCGCGGAGTTCGACGATGGAGAGATCGCGGCGGAGCCGGCCTGA